A window from gamma proteobacterium SS-5 encodes these proteins:
- a CDS encoding DNA adenine methylase, with the protein MSNYFGSKATSGLCQPIIALMPPHDTYIETHLGGGAIMQRKPPALRNIAIDLDPAALAHFECDYPIEKVCGCAHQFLRSFDFQGRELIYCDPPYLHHTRRSKRRYRFEYEESDHVQLLELLKQLPCAVILSGYPSALYDDLLGEWRTLELQVMNQAGVRTEKLWFNFTPDRVHWPSFAGRNFTHRQSIKRKAHSWGRRYQAMPPAERLAVLSSIMAVEAGEVFE; encoded by the coding sequence AACTACTTTGGTTCCAAAGCGACTTCAGGTCTGTGTCAACCGATCATTGCCCTGATGCCGCCCCACGACACCTATATCGAGACCCATCTTGGCGGTGGCGCCATCATGCAGCGCAAGCCACCGGCGCTGCGCAATATTGCCATCGATCTCGATCCGGCTGCACTGGCCCACTTTGAGTGTGACTATCCGATCGAGAAGGTCTGTGGCTGCGCCCATCAGTTTCTCCGCTCGTTCGACTTTCAGGGTCGGGAACTGATTTATTGCGATCCCCCTTATTTGCACCACACCCGCCGTTCCAAACGCCGTTATCGTTTCGAGTACGAGGAAAGTGATCATGTGCAATTGCTGGAACTGCTCAAGCAATTGCCTTGTGCGGTGATCCTCTCCGGCTATCCCTCGGCGCTCTACGACGATCTGCTGGGAGAGTGGCGTACCTTGGAACTGCAGGTGATGAATCAGGCCGGGGTCAGAACCGAGAAGCTGTGGTTCAACTTCACCCCGGACCGGGTGCACTGGCCGAGCTTTGCGGGGCGCAACTTCACGCACCGCCAGAGCATCAAACGCAAGGCACACAGTTGGGGGCGACGCTATCAGGCCATGCCTCCTGCCGAACGGCTGGCGGTACTGTCCTCGATCATGGCGGTGGAAGCCGGCGAAGTGTTCGAGTAG
- a CDS encoding IS66 family transposase, whose product MVTRLTHGPPIVLIDYRASRAGAVADELLRGFSGYLQTYAYGGYNGTAARVDVTPVGCWAHARRKFDVAAKSASGPGARAQAQKALGFIRQLYAIERLIKGQSPEEKKAYRDQHSRPVLGQFRQWIDETLILAEVREGVLKTAYTYVINQWPKLLVYLEDGRLHIDNNHAERFNRPIAQDRKQWLFAQSEVGVHATAAWYSVIATAKANGWEPYHYLKELFTQLPQYLQDGKPLDDLMPWLMPKPAEVGGWG is encoded by the coding sequence TTGGTTACGCGCCTCACTCACGGGCCACCCATCGTCCTGATCGATTACCGCGCCAGCCGCGCCGGTGCGGTGGCGGATGAGTTGTTGAGGGGCTTCTCGGGCTATCTCCAAACCTATGCCTATGGGGGTTATAACGGCACGGCAGCACGTGTGGATGTGACGCCAGTGGGCTGCTGGGCCCACGCCCGACGCAAATTCGATGTCGCTGCCAAGAGTGCATCAGGGCCTGGTGCTCGTGCTCAGGCGCAAAAGGCCTTGGGATTCATTCGCCAGCTTTACGCCATTGAACGGCTGATCAAGGGCCAATCACCCGAGGAGAAAAAGGCCTATCGGGACCAGCACAGTCGGCCGGTGTTGGGCCAGTTTCGCCAATGGATCGACGAGACCCTGATACTGGCCGAGGTGCGCGAGGGTGTGCTGAAGACCGCCTATACCTATGTAATCAACCAGTGGCCCAAGCTGCTGGTGTATCTGGAAGACGGTCGTCTGCATATCGACAACAACCACGCCGAGCGTTTCAATCGCCCCATTGCCCAGGATCGCAAGCAATGGCTATTTGCCCAGAGCGAAGTCGGTGTCCATGCCACCGCCGCCTGGTATTCCGTCATCGCCACGGCCAAGGCCAACGGTTGGGAACCGTACCATTACCTGAAGGAACTCTTCACGCAACTACCCCAGTACCTGCAAGACGGAAAGCCCTTGGACGATCTGATGCCATGGCTGATGCCCAAACCAGCAGAGGTCGGGGGATGGGGTTAA
- a CDS encoding transposase, with amino-acid sequence MHDLDEAEKQCACGAELMPMGEEISEQYDVIPPVFRVLQQVRIKYSCPCCAKGVKTAQAPAAPLPRYQVSPGLLAYIGTAKFVDGLPLYRQAQIMEQRFGVPFNRTTLADWAIKGHEHLLKPVIEVMRQHFILSDYVQADETTLQVLDEPGRGAWQKSYLWLRASLTGHPSS; translated from the coding sequence GTGCATGACCTGGACGAGGCCGAGAAGCAGTGCGCCTGTGGTGCAGAGTTGATGCCCATGGGTGAGGAGATCAGCGAGCAGTACGATGTGATCCCCCCAGTGTTTCGGGTGCTTCAGCAGGTGCGCATCAAGTACAGCTGCCCCTGCTGCGCCAAGGGCGTGAAGACGGCCCAGGCCCCGGCGGCCCCGCTGCCCCGTTACCAGGTCTCTCCCGGCCTGCTGGCCTATATCGGCACGGCCAAGTTTGTTGATGGCTTGCCCCTGTACCGCCAGGCGCAGATCATGGAGCAGCGCTTCGGCGTCCCGTTCAACCGGACCACCCTGGCCGATTGGGCCATCAAGGGCCATGAACACCTGCTCAAGCCAGTCATTGAGGTGATGCGACAGCACTTCATCCTCAGTGATTATGTACAGGCCGATGAAACCACCCTCCAGGTGTTGGATGAACCGGGCCGAGGGGCCTGGCAAAAATCCTATCTTTGGTTACGCGCCTCACTCACGGGCCACCCATCGTCCTGA